The following coding sequences are from one Paenibacillus stellifer window:
- a CDS encoding glycosyl hydrolase gives MNIPRKYRIIAAVLCLFLLASLRPWSSGDNLEETVTREMDSLQSAPTSGVTTGTITRTAQSPVNPNATQEARELLQYLYDQSGKGLISGQHDYLEAPDDQMNKLKKLTGQYAILHGYELGPISGQSADMINKQRQGVVQSAINWYKGGGIVAMTFHEYLPGTSPDWSNVSKWISQDQFNAYVTPGTAEYNQLIADLDQVAVYLKMLQDAGVPVLWRPYHEMNGGWFWWGQKNNFSALWDIMYDRFVGKHKLNNLIWVWNPNVPNSNSGPYGDYYPGADKVDVLAADIYDNDYQQSYYDKLLKLADGKPIAIGESGELPDPQQLAKTQSQWVYVMTWGKMLTENNSTQKISSFMKSGYTLSREDFVKVKQGSTSTGKSNISNNISSGSSGGTNGLKGEYFNNRFLEGDPVYTRTDGPINFAWKKGSPVKELPDDYFSVLWTGRIKAPATGTYTFKLVADDGVRLWIDGKPIIKSWVLQNDVVRTATVKLKGNTYHAIRVEYFESKGKANVKLLWKVPGGQEEVIPKKALFLPE, from the coding sequence TTGAACATTCCCCGCAAGTATCGAATAATTGCTGCCGTGCTATGTCTATTTTTGCTTGCATCCCTGCGTCCCTGGAGTTCCGGCGACAATCTGGAGGAGACGGTGACGAGAGAAATGGATTCGCTTCAATCTGCGCCTACATCCGGGGTGACAACAGGCACGATCACGAGAACTGCGCAATCTCCCGTTAATCCGAATGCCACCCAGGAAGCCCGGGAGCTGCTTCAGTACCTGTATGACCAGAGCGGCAAGGGACTGATCTCGGGCCAGCATGATTATTTGGAGGCTCCGGACGATCAGATGAACAAGCTGAAGAAGCTTACAGGCCAATATGCGATCCTCCACGGATATGAGCTCGGCCCCATAAGCGGCCAGAGTGCAGACATGATCAATAAGCAGCGCCAGGGTGTAGTCCAGAGCGCCATTAATTGGTATAAAGGCGGCGGAATCGTCGCCATGACATTCCATGAGTATCTTCCCGGCACCTCTCCCGACTGGTCCAATGTCTCCAAATGGATCAGCCAGGATCAGTTTAACGCCTATGTTACGCCCGGAACTGCCGAGTATAATCAGCTCATAGCGGATCTGGACCAAGTGGCGGTATATTTAAAAATGCTCCAGGACGCCGGCGTTCCTGTGCTGTGGCGGCCTTACCACGAAATGAACGGCGGCTGGTTCTGGTGGGGGCAAAAAAATAATTTTTCTGCGCTCTGGGATATCATGTACGACCGTTTTGTGGGTAAACATAAATTAAACAACTTGATATGGGTATGGAATCCCAATGTGCCCAACAGCAACTCGGGGCCTTATGGGGATTACTATCCGGGAGCGGATAAAGTCGATGTACTGGCGGCCGACATCTATGACAACGATTATCAGCAGTCCTATTATGACAAGCTGCTCAAGCTAGCGGACGGCAAACCGATTGCCATTGGAGAAAGCGGCGAGCTGCCGGACCCGCAGCAGTTGGCCAAGACGCAAAGCCAATGGGTCTACGTGATGACCTGGGGGAAGATGCTGACCGAGAATAACAGCACACAGAAGATCAGCAGCTTCATGAAGTCGGGCTACACGCTGTCGAGAGAGGACTTCGTCAAGGTTAAGCAAGGGAGCACCAGCACGGGCAAGAGCAATATCAGCAATAATATCAGCAGTGGGAGCAGCGGCGGCACTAACGGTCTCAAGGGCGAATATTTCAATAACCGCTTCCTGGAGGGGGACCCCGTCTATACACGGACGGACGGACCGATCAATTTTGCCTGGAAGAAAGGTTCACCGGTTAAAGAACTGCCGGATGACTATTTCTCTGTCCTATGGACAGGGCGAATCAAAGCTCCGGCAACGGGGACCTACACGTTCAAGCTGGTGGCGGATGACGGCGTACGCTTGTGGATCGACGGCAAGCCGATCATCAAGAGCTGGGTTCTGCAGAACGACGTCGTCCGGACGGCTACCGTGAAACTCAAGGGAAACACGTATCATGCCATTCGGGTGGAATACTTCGAGAGCAAAGGAAAGGCTAATGTCAAGCTGCTCTGGAAAGTTCCGGGTGGGCAGGAGGAAGTTATTCCAAAGAAGGCGCTGTTTCTCCCCGAGTAA
- a CDS encoding discoidin domain-containing protein, translating to MRESKPSRPLSELLKFSGLIILFLLSVSFLGKNEATENETGSAVNDSAYDVSEANVIWKLGAQNDSAEEFSAKTFTTSAKESVSLNAKTLSASQLKQLPSGLNGKSNPELTITYNLSKIPQNGVLFTVRILDANQSVPQLAVFSNRELSGIIQIAGVGGTGVEYSFRKTYELYIPKEQLKTGENTLRLLAARSEYASSEEDQYTRWTWDELSLASLSSPIKEPIHGNYVNTGTMLANKQFYYDTGATAHLPYIMKWLGVAYSGNIMRTGGPSNVGNSNSDMENYYKTLAEYNMQAVALYLYTGDIKLNPDGSLPDSAKKKLTDYFKKYGSYIQYAEVDNEPGLFNRSKAVNLAVAKWLNTEGKKIAPHLLTVAPGWAYAAEYKIRRCGNQTGTVQQCGSPDGWERDPAQRLELENITDLTNGHSYGGSFAAKDGGSFTENLKTFRGAEDGLPKKMLVTEFGTSDAHTDDWHYGAKESTAAIFDRIMRAHIGYADMFVQHAAFFYNYSLFQFKDINLRTHDPAKTEIYYTKQDEDSRVSIMRRLSTAYATHGAPLTYNLLNKDELADKMVYIRPVDTSKLEPLPGSGATSNKVLVNLVNFENTTQKVSVKVTMPKQTVYEGERFGNGDTYEEARSYVTGLKASPELTFTETLAPGEAVQYILQPSTEVGDKAPDNLTATAIRGTAVRLNWHEAPGTSYDVLRAEGQGELKTIESGLEATSFVDRAVKEGVVYRYAVRVTGKKALSKEAQITATGLVPLDRTGWTISSNMTNNSSNPWAAIDNELSSRWDTGKNMTSGESLQVDMGTEHSIEAVLLDSSRSEYDYPRGLAIYVSTDGKSWNQVFTGKGKKDQYLYSFSKVKARYVKVVQTGYGGNYWSVHDLEIYSRD from the coding sequence ATGAGAGAATCGAAACCAAGTCGACCTTTATCCGAACTTCTCAAGTTTTCAGGACTAATCATCTTATTTCTGCTGTCCGTGTCATTTCTGGGGAAAAATGAAGCAACGGAAAACGAAACCGGCTCCGCAGTCAACGACAGTGCCTATGATGTTTCCGAAGCCAATGTAATCTGGAAGCTGGGCGCACAGAACGATTCGGCGGAAGAATTCTCTGCCAAGACATTCACTACGTCAGCCAAAGAGTCAGTCAGCCTTAACGCGAAGACACTAAGCGCGTCGCAGCTGAAGCAGCTGCCCTCGGGCCTTAATGGCAAATCCAATCCGGAACTGACGATCACCTATAATCTGAGCAAAATCCCGCAGAATGGCGTCCTCTTCACGGTTCGCATCCTGGATGCCAACCAGTCGGTTCCCCAACTGGCGGTCTTCTCCAACCGCGAGCTGTCGGGCATCATTCAGATAGCGGGTGTAGGAGGGACGGGAGTCGAGTACTCGTTCAGGAAGACCTATGAGTTGTACATTCCGAAGGAGCAGTTGAAGACCGGGGAGAATACCCTCAGGCTGCTGGCGGCCCGTTCCGAATATGCCTCAAGCGAAGAGGATCAGTATACCCGGTGGACCTGGGATGAGCTTAGTCTGGCCTCCCTGAGTTCGCCAATCAAGGAGCCTATTCACGGCAATTATGTTAACACCGGAACCATGCTGGCCAACAAGCAGTTTTATTACGACACAGGCGCTACCGCTCATCTGCCATACATAATGAAGTGGCTAGGTGTGGCATACAGCGGCAATATCATGCGTACAGGCGGTCCCAGCAATGTCGGCAATTCCAATTCCGATATGGAGAATTATTACAAGACGCTCGCGGAATACAATATGCAGGCCGTTGCGCTGTATCTGTACACCGGAGACATCAAGCTGAACCCGGATGGCAGCCTTCCGGACAGTGCCAAGAAGAAGCTTACCGATTACTTCAAGAAGTACGGTTCTTACATCCAGTATGCCGAAGTTGACAACGAGCCGGGGCTGTTCAACCGCTCCAAGGCCGTCAATCTGGCGGTGGCCAAATGGCTTAATACGGAAGGCAAGAAGATCGCCCCGCATCTTCTGACCGTTGCACCGGGCTGGGCCTATGCGGCTGAATATAAAATCCGCCGCTGCGGGAACCAGACGGGAACCGTCCAGCAGTGCGGGAGCCCGGACGGCTGGGAGCGCGATCCCGCCCAGCGGCTTGAACTGGAGAACATCACCGATCTGACGAACGGCCATTCATACGGCGGATCATTCGCCGCCAAAGACGGAGGAAGCTTCACCGAGAATTTGAAGACTTTCCGCGGAGCCGAAGACGGGCTGCCCAAGAAAATGCTGGTGACCGAGTTCGGCACCTCGGATGCGCATACGGATGATTGGCATTACGGGGCGAAGGAATCGACTGCCGCCATTTTTGACCGGATCATGAGAGCTCATATCGGATATGCGGATATGTTCGTGCAGCATGCCGCTTTCTTCTACAATTACAGCCTGTTTCAATTTAAGGACATCAATCTGAGAACTCATGATCCGGCTAAGACGGAGATTTATTATACGAAGCAGGACGAGGATTCCCGTGTTAGCATTATGCGCCGGTTGAGCACGGCCTATGCCACGCATGGAGCGCCGCTCACCTATAACCTGCTCAACAAAGACGAACTGGCCGATAAAATGGTCTATATCCGTCCGGTAGATACTTCCAAGCTGGAGCCTTTGCCCGGCTCGGGAGCGACCTCGAACAAGGTGCTGGTCAATCTCGTGAATTTCGAGAACACGACGCAGAAGGTTAGTGTGAAGGTGACGATGCCGAAGCAGACGGTATATGAAGGAGAACGCTTTGGCAACGGGGACACGTATGAAGAAGCCCGCAGCTACGTGACCGGCCTCAAGGCATCGCCCGAGCTGACCTTTACCGAGACGCTTGCACCTGGTGAAGCAGTCCAATATATTCTTCAGCCCTCCACGGAGGTAGGCGACAAGGCGCCGGACAATCTGACTGCGACTGCGATCAGAGGAACCGCTGTACGCTTGAACTGGCATGAAGCCCCCGGCACAAGCTATGATGTGCTGCGGGCGGAGGGCCAGGGAGAACTGAAGACCATCGAGTCCGGTCTCGAAGCGACAAGCTTCGTTGACCGGGCTGTTAAGGAGGGCGTCGTATACCGGTACGCGGTCCGGGTTACCGGGAAGAAAGCGCTGTCTAAGGAAGCCCAGATTACCGCCACCGGGCTTGTGCCGCTGGACCGGACCGGCTGGACGATCTCAAGCAACATGACGAATAATTCATCGAATCCTTGGGCCGCCATCGACAATGAGCTAAGCTCACGCTGGGATACGGGAAAGAACATGACCTCCGGCGAGAGCCTTCAGGTCGATATGGGAACCGAGCACAGCATTGAGGCAGTATTGCTCGACAGCTCCCGGTCGGAATACGATTATCCCAGAGGGCTGGCTATCTATGTATCGACTGACGGGAAGAGCTGGAATCAGGTTTTCACCGGCAAAGGGAAAAAGGATCAGTATCTGTACTCCTTCTCCAAGGTGAAAGCCCGCTATGTGAAGGTGGTGCAGACCGGCTACGGTGGCAACTACTGGTCCGTTCACGACCTCGAAATCTACTCAAGGGATTAG
- a CDS encoding PA14 domain-containing protein, whose amino-acid sequence MKLKTHRTYRLFCMLLSFSLILTFIPDLGGRYASTASAASAEGVPVNPDASPQAVKLLNYLYSISGKGIITGQHDYFESPDEFSNKLQATSGKYAALHGYEMGAIGGQSDSAVAAQRKNIVWSATNWYKAGGIVAMTFHENLPGTTYEWSNVQKSISQAEFNKYVTPGTSQYNSLITELDKVAVSLKSLRDAGVPILWRPYHEMNGGWFWWGQKSNFTALWNIMYDRFTNYHKLNNLLWVWSPNAPGQWSDPYDKTYPGADKVDVLAADIYSNDYKQSHYDSLLSLAAGKPIAIGENGEMPDPSKVLPNQSKWVFMMNWGKMLYDNNSTTTIKNFMSSSLTLSRDEVISGMAAMTSTPTPTPSPTPTPSPSPTPTPSPSPTPTPTPVSDTPVTVPFPPLEENGSEPGSGIAVNGLTGEYFNNLQLSGTPALEQNASQVNFNWGAGSPGTGVNTDGFSVRWSGKIKPNYSENYSFYTTSDDGIRVMINGVWVIYSWSNQSGIERKGRIDLEAGKLYDIKVEYYDNTGNANARLMWESPSQAKETVPSSAFFLPGTLTESASSPSPTPTPTPTPTPTPAPTPTPTPTPTPTPTPEPTPTPTPVLIQAPVLNITDGQTTDSIEPNASQPVSGLLGEYFNNLQLSGTPALEQNASQVNFNWGAGSPGTGVNTDGFAVRWSGKIKPNYSENYSFYTTSDDGIRVMVNGVWVIYSWANQSGIERKGRIDLEAGKLYDIKIEYYDNTGSANARLMWESPSQAKEIVPASAFFLPDSL is encoded by the coding sequence ATGAAATTGAAAACCCACCGCACGTATCGACTGTTCTGCATGCTGTTGTCCTTTAGTTTGATTTTGACATTTATCCCCGATCTTGGCGGACGCTACGCGTCCACGGCTTCGGCGGCTTCTGCGGAAGGCGTTCCGGTTAACCCGGATGCTTCGCCACAGGCGGTCAAATTGCTGAATTATCTCTACTCGATCTCCGGCAAGGGCATCATCACCGGTCAGCACGACTACTTCGAAAGCCCGGATGAATTCAGTAACAAGCTTCAGGCAACAAGCGGCAAATATGCGGCTCTCCATGGCTATGAGATGGGCGCGATCGGCGGCCAGAGCGACTCGGCTGTAGCGGCTCAACGTAAAAATATCGTATGGAGCGCAACGAACTGGTATAAAGCGGGTGGAATCGTCGCCATGACTTTCCACGAGAATCTGCCGGGTACGACTTATGAATGGAGCAATGTTCAGAAGAGCATCTCCCAGGCGGAATTCAATAAATATGTAACGCCCGGAACATCGCAGTACAACAGCCTGATCACGGAGCTTGACAAGGTAGCCGTATCGCTGAAATCGCTGCGGGACGCCGGAGTTCCCATCCTGTGGCGCCCTTATCATGAAATGAACGGCGGCTGGTTCTGGTGGGGACAGAAGTCCAATTTTACCGCTCTTTGGAATATTATGTATGACCGTTTCACGAACTATCACAAGCTGAACAACCTGTTGTGGGTATGGAGCCCGAATGCTCCCGGTCAATGGTCCGATCCTTATGACAAGACCTATCCGGGTGCCGACAAAGTGGATGTTCTCGCTGCGGATATCTATAGCAATGATTATAAGCAGAGCCATTATGACAGCCTGCTCAGTCTGGCAGCCGGCAAGCCGATTGCGATCGGCGAGAACGGCGAGATGCCCGATCCGTCGAAGGTTCTCCCGAATCAGAGCAAATGGGTCTTTATGATGAACTGGGGCAAAATGCTCTATGACAACAACAGTACGACTACAATTAAGAACTTTATGAGCAGCAGTCTTACTCTGAGCCGGGATGAGGTTATTTCCGGGATGGCGGCGATGACTTCAACGCCGACACCAACACCAAGTCCGACGCCAACGCCATCGCCAAGTCCGACGCCGACACCATCGCCAAGCCCGACACCAACACCGACTCCAGTGAGTGATACTCCCGTCACCGTTCCGTTCCCTCCTCTTGAGGAGAATGGTTCCGAGCCGGGGTCAGGAATAGCTGTCAACGGTCTGACCGGTGAATATTTCAACAATCTTCAACTGAGTGGAACGCCGGCCCTTGAACAAAATGCCTCCCAGGTCAATTTCAACTGGGGAGCGGGATCGCCAGGGACAGGAGTGAATACCGACGGCTTCTCGGTACGCTGGAGCGGAAAGATCAAGCCGAACTACAGCGAGAATTACTCCTTCTATACAACATCCGATGACGGCATCCGCGTGATGATCAACGGGGTGTGGGTGATTTACAGCTGGTCCAATCAGAGCGGGATCGAACGGAAAGGCAGAATCGACCTGGAAGCCGGCAAGCTGTATGATATTAAAGTCGAATATTACGATAACACGGGAAATGCCAATGCCCGCCTGATGTGGGAGAGCCCGAGCCAAGCCAAGGAGACCGTGCCGTCATCCGCATTCTTTCTACCGGGAACGTTGACTGAATCGGCATCGTCGCCTAGCCCAACGCCGACACCTACTCCAACACCTACTCCAACGCCAGCACCGACGCCGACGCCTACGCCAACGCCGACACCAACACCAACACCGGAGCCTACGCCAACGCCGACTCCAGTGCTAATCCAAGCGCCGGTCCTGAATATTACGGACGGCCAGACTACGGACTCGATAGAGCCAAATGCAAGCCAGCCTGTTAGCGGGCTGCTGGGCGAATACTTTAACAATCTTCAACTGAGCGGAACGCCGGCTCTTGAACAGAATGCCTCCCAGGTCAATTTCAACTGGGGAGCGGGATCGCCAGGAACAGGAGTGAATACCGATGGTTTCGCGGTACGCTGGAGCGGAAAGATCAAGCCGAACTACAGCGAGAACTACTCCTTCTACACAACATCCGATGACGGCATCCGCGTGATGGTCAACGGGGTGTGGGTAATCTACAGCTGGGCTAATCAGAGCGGCATCGAGCGAAAAGGCAGAATCGACCTGGAAGCCGGCAAGCTGTATGATATTAAAATTGAATATTACGATAATACGGGAAGCGCCAATGCCCGCCTGATGTGGGAGAGCCCGAGCCAAGCCAAGGAAATAGTGCCCGCATCCGCATTCTTCCTTCCCGATTCGCTCTAA
- a CDS encoding glycosyltransferase: MKIAIAHDYLIQMGGAERVVEVFHQMYPEAPIFTTVFNGSRLTENLKDADIRASWLQKIPGVKANFKGVLPLYPMAIRDLDFRGYDIVLSSSSAFMKSIQVPKRTFHLCYCHTPMRFAWDYDTYMERQSNSGLFKRVLKLYMQQLKMWDQRTSKNVNQFVANSSVVKNRIRNYYHRDADVIFPPINTARFTSSSSIGDYYLIVSRLVSYKRIDLAVEAFNRNGLKLLIVGDGPDRKRLEGMAKSNVQFLGRLDDEQVTGLMSQCRAYIFPGEEDFGITPLEANAAGRPVIAYQAGGALDTIEPYVNGVFFKRQEVDDLLRAIAEVESYAWDIGKIMKHAQKFDEQNFIVQFKQYVEQAYVNFLKGG; encoded by the coding sequence ATGAAAATTGCGATAGCGCATGATTACTTAATCCAAATGGGCGGGGCGGAGAGAGTGGTGGAGGTCTTTCACCAGATGTATCCCGAAGCTCCGATCTTCACGACGGTATTTAACGGAAGCCGCCTGACCGAGAATCTCAAAGATGCGGATATCCGGGCCTCCTGGCTGCAGAAAATTCCGGGAGTGAAGGCTAACTTTAAAGGGGTGCTGCCGCTATATCCCATGGCTATTCGCGATCTGGATTTCCGCGGTTACGATATCGTCTTGAGTTCCAGCAGCGCGTTCATGAAGAGCATTCAGGTTCCCAAGCGCACCTTTCATCTCTGCTACTGCCATACACCGATGAGGTTCGCCTGGGATTACGACACCTATATGGAACGGCAGTCCAACTCCGGCCTGTTCAAACGGGTGCTGAAGCTCTATATGCAGCAGCTCAAGATGTGGGACCAGCGGACTTCCAAAAATGTGAATCAGTTCGTGGCCAACTCTTCGGTCGTCAAGAACCGTATCCGGAATTATTATCACCGGGACGCCGACGTGATCTTCCCGCCAATCAATACGGCCCGCTTCACCAGCTCCAGCTCGATCGGCGATTATTACCTGATCGTCTCGCGGCTGGTGTCCTACAAGCGGATCGATTTGGCGGTGGAAGCCTTCAACCGCAACGGGCTGAAGCTGCTGATCGTCGGCGACGGGCCCGACCGCAAGCGTCTGGAAGGCATGGCGAAGAGCAATGTGCAGTTTCTCGGCAGGCTGGATGATGAACAGGTTACGGGGCTCATGTCCCAGTGCCGCGCTTATATTTTTCCTGGAGAAGAAGATTTCGGCATTACCCCGCTCGAAGCGAACGCCGCAGGAAGACCGGTCATCGCTTACCAGGCGGGTGGAGCGCTGGACACAATCGAGCCGTATGTCAACGGTGTCTTCTTCAAAAGGCAGGAGGTTGACGACCTGCTCCGGGCGATCGCCGAGGTGGAGTCCTACGCGTGGGACATCGGCAAAATCATGAAGCACGCGCAGAAATTCGATGAGCAGAACTTCATCGTTCAGTTCAAACAATATGTCGAGCAGGCATATGTCAACTTTTTAAAAGGAGGATGA
- a CDS encoding UDP-glucose dehydrogenase family protein, translating to MNLAVIGTGYVGLVSGVCFTLGGNHVICVDKDEEKIAKLSQMKSPIYEPGIEALIELNLKEGRLSFSSDLQESVRRSDIVILAVGTPSLPNGEANLQYIESAAAEIGRSMEGYKVIMTKSTVPVGTNEKIRQIIAANTGYPFDIVSAPEFLREGSAIQDTLHPDRIIIGLDNPVLEPRMRELHKGFTENIIVTDIRSAEMIKYASNAFLATKISFINEIANICEKVGADVTEVAEGMGLDRRIGTSFLQAGIGYGGSCFPKDTKALIQIAGNVDYEFKLLKSVVEVNQGQRFMILSKLHESIGSLQGTSIGIWGLAFKPNTDDVRESPAREIVEALVKEGAIVKVYDPIAADNFRKDYDHPNIHWCAVPEEAAMGSDALCLLTDWSVFKDINLHLLSAGMRKPILIDGRNVYSKEQIEGTGLEYFSVGRPRMGGLSGFSPSVAGAV from the coding sequence ATGAATCTGGCGGTAATTGGCACCGGCTATGTCGGCCTCGTATCCGGCGTATGTTTTACACTTGGGGGTAATCATGTCATCTGTGTCGACAAGGATGAAGAGAAGATAGCCAAACTGAGCCAGATGAAATCGCCCATCTATGAACCGGGCATTGAGGCGCTGATCGAACTGAATCTGAAAGAGGGAAGACTGTCGTTCTCTTCCGATCTTCAGGAGTCGGTGCGCCGCTCGGATATCGTCATCCTCGCCGTGGGCACACCGTCCCTACCGAACGGCGAAGCGAATCTTCAGTACATCGAGAGCGCAGCCGCTGAAATCGGCCGGTCCATGGAAGGCTACAAGGTTATTATGACGAAATCGACGGTGCCGGTCGGCACGAACGAGAAGATCCGGCAGATTATCGCTGCGAATACCGGATATCCGTTCGATATCGTGTCTGCCCCCGAGTTCCTGCGCGAAGGCTCCGCCATCCAGGATACGCTCCATCCGGACCGGATCATCATCGGTCTTGACAACCCGGTTCTGGAGCCGAGGATGCGGGAGCTGCACAAGGGCTTCACCGAGAACATTATCGTCACGGATATCCGCAGCGCCGAGATGATCAAATATGCGTCCAACGCTTTCCTCGCGACGAAAATTTCGTTCATTAATGAAATTGCGAATATTTGCGAAAAGGTTGGCGCGGATGTGACAGAGGTGGCGGAAGGCATGGGTCTGGACCGGAGAATCGGTACTTCTTTCCTTCAAGCAGGGATTGGATATGGAGGCTCCTGCTTCCCGAAAGACACCAAGGCGCTGATTCAAATCGCCGGCAACGTTGATTATGAATTCAAGCTGCTGAAATCCGTGGTTGAGGTTAATCAGGGGCAGCGGTTCATGATCCTCTCGAAGCTCCACGAATCGATCGGCAGCCTTCAGGGCACGTCCATCGGAATTTGGGGCCTTGCGTTCAAGCCGAACACCGATGATGTCCGGGAATCGCCGGCGCGGGAAATCGTCGAAGCGCTCGTGAAAGAGGGAGCGATTGTGAAGGTGTATGATCCGATCGCAGCGGATAATTTCCGGAAGGACTACGATCACCCTAATATCCACTGGTGCGCCGTGCCGGAAGAAGCGGCTATGGGCAGTGATGCCCTGTGTCTGCTTACCGACTGGAGCGTATTCAAAGACATCAATCTTCATCTCTTGTCCGCAGGCATGCGCAAGCCGATTCTGATCGATGGACGCAATGTCTACTCCAAAGAGCAAATCGAAGGAACCGGGCTGGAATATTTCTCGGTAGGCCGTCCCCGGATGGGCGGATTAAGCGGATTTTCACCAAGCGTAGCGGGTGCGGTCTAA
- a CDS encoding sugar phosphate nucleotidyltransferase, whose amino-acid sequence MKLVLLSGGSGKRLWPLSNDSRSKQFLKVLEGPSGESESMVQRVWRQLGEAGLADSSYLATGRGQVEMIQSQLGGSVNIIVEPERRDTFPAIALTAVYLYSVEGVLPNETVAILPVDPYVEGTFFDAVSQLGDVLDETGANLALIGVVPELASEKYGYIIPDGEASEGGARQVKGFQEKPDRSRAEQLIAQGALWNCGVFAFKLGYLLDILQQKGLPLSYDEMQKQYKLLSSISFDYEVVEREENIVVHSYDGFWKDLGTWNTLTEEMATNKLGRGLLTEDASSSCLVNELDIPITVIGAQDIIVAASPDGILVTTKSESPRIKEVLKGTEQRPMYEERRWGHYRVIDYVKYEEGNEALTKRIYIAEGKNISYQYHLKRCEIWTFISGEASIILNEKMHNVKAGDVVRIPAGTKHSILALTDVEFIEVQTGSELVEEDNIRITLDWKDIELQQFIS is encoded by the coding sequence ATGAAACTGGTACTCTTGTCTGGCGGTTCGGGAAAACGTCTCTGGCCTTTGTCCAACGATTCCCGCTCGAAGCAGTTCTTGAAAGTGCTTGAAGGTCCATCGGGTGAATCGGAATCCATGGTTCAGCGGGTATGGCGGCAGCTGGGAGAAGCCGGTCTTGCCGATTCCTCCTATCTGGCGACAGGCCGCGGGCAGGTGGAGATGATCCAGAGCCAGCTCGGCGGCAGTGTGAATATCATCGTGGAGCCGGAGCGGCGCGATACCTTCCCGGCCATCGCACTCACAGCGGTCTACCTCTATTCGGTGGAAGGCGTGCTTCCCAACGAGACGGTCGCCATTCTGCCGGTCGATCCTTATGTGGAAGGCACTTTCTTTGACGCCGTGTCCCAGTTGGGGGATGTGCTGGACGAAACCGGAGCGAATCTGGCGCTGATCGGCGTTGTGCCTGAACTTGCCTCGGAGAAATACGGCTACATCATTCCGGACGGGGAAGCATCGGAGGGCGGTGCCAGACAGGTGAAAGGCTTCCAGGAGAAGCCGGACCGCAGCCGCGCCGAACAGCTCATCGCCCAGGGAGCCTTGTGGAACTGCGGCGTCTTCGCTTTCAAGCTGGGCTACTTGCTGGATATTCTCCAGCAGAAGGGGCTTCCGCTGTCCTATGACGAGATGCAGAAGCAGTATAAGCTGCTCTCCTCTATCAGCTTCGATTACGAGGTCGTGGAGCGTGAGGAGAATATCGTTGTCCATTCGTATGACGGCTTCTGGAAAGACCTGGGTACCTGGAATACACTAACCGAGGAGATGGCGACCAACAAGCTTGGACGCGGTCTGCTGACCGAGGACGCTTCGTCCAGCTGCCTGGTGAACGAACTGGATATTCCGATCACTGTAATCGGAGCCCAGGACATTATCGTCGCAGCCAGTCCGGACGGCATTCTGGTCACTACGAAATCGGAAAGTCCGCGCATCAAGGAAGTGCTGAAAGGCACGGAGCAGCGGCCGATGTACGAAGAGCGGCGCTGGGGGCATTACCGCGTTATCGATTACGTAAAATACGAAGAGGGCAACGAGGCGCTGACCAAGCGGATTTATATCGCGGAAGGCAAGAACATCAGCTACCAGTACCATCTGAAGCGCTGCGAAATCTGGACGTTCATCAGCGGTGAGGCGAGCATTATTCTTAATGAAAAAATGCACAACGTGAAGGCTGGCGATGTGGTGCGCATTCCGGCCGGCACGAAGCATAGCATTCTGGCTCTGACCGATGTGGAATTTATTGAGGTGCAGACCGGCTCGGAACTGGTAGAAGAGGATAACATCCGGATTACGCTGGACTGGAAGGACATCGAGCTGCAGCAGTTTATTTCATAA